A region of Streptomyces sp. NBC_01788 DNA encodes the following proteins:
- a CDS encoding suppressor of fused domain protein, which yields MRCIEPADPSEAWIYVSMGASASEGDAHEFALLSPFEFPRHVETVTMVAHWQAAGRNAHVGSVLALGWPWMEGSEADHLLITPLYAYPPEFGSFLDEGDQISIQWLVPIYANEAAYARRRGMGHLEERFERYDANMLDPRRGSVLGALEIS from the coding sequence GTGCGTTGCATCGAGCCGGCAGACCCATCCGAAGCCTGGATCTACGTCTCGATGGGGGCATCGGCGAGCGAGGGCGACGCTCACGAGTTTGCGTTGCTGTCACCGTTCGAGTTTCCCCGGCATGTTGAGACAGTGACCATGGTTGCCCATTGGCAGGCGGCGGGACGGAACGCGCATGTCGGATCGGTGCTAGCTCTCGGATGGCCCTGGATGGAAGGAAGTGAGGCGGACCATCTGCTGATCACCCCCCTTTACGCCTACCCACCAGAATTCGGAAGCTTTCTTGACGAAGGTGACCAAATCTCCATCCAGTGGCTAGTTCCCATCTATGCGAACGAAGCCGCCTACGCCCGACGGCGAGGTATGGGGCATCTTGAGGAGAGGTTCGAGAGATACGACGCCAACATGTTGGACCCACGTCGTGGCTCCGTACTGGGTGCATTGGAAATCTCGTGA
- a CDS encoding Imm21 family immunity protein, with translation MSPSSFTSAASSDASPAWVESMGGPLIVVPASALSAWRGCTDTGADVGDATAPDDYDRACAVDELAGVIAVGDSGAQALVLADEPATSCYLPEHRTFLRWLAADSTAGLKAAAEAVLADPATEWEECGTWTSDGPAVLMDSAEAGAELSVAYPDGGMPAQAPVPLPAGHWKVRGVHTEADEENWVGLVQLLPVDA, from the coding sequence ATGAGCCCCTCTTCGTTCACCTCAGCCGCTTCGTCCGACGCCTCCCCTGCCTGGGTGGAGTCGATGGGCGGCCCGTTGATCGTCGTCCCGGCCTCCGCGCTGTCCGCATGGCGAGGGTGCACGGACACAGGGGCCGACGTGGGAGATGCCACCGCTCCGGATGACTACGACCGCGCCTGTGCGGTGGACGAGTTGGCCGGCGTGATCGCCGTCGGCGACAGCGGCGCGCAAGCACTGGTGCTGGCGGACGAGCCGGCCACCAGCTGCTATCTGCCCGAGCATCGGACCTTCCTGCGCTGGCTCGCCGCCGACTCCACGGCTGGACTGAAGGCCGCAGCCGAGGCCGTCCTCGCGGATCCCGCCACCGAGTGGGAGGAGTGCGGCACATGGACGTCGGACGGCCCTGCCGTGCTCATGGACTCCGCGGAGGCGGGCGCCGAGTTGAGCGTCGCGTATCCCGATGGCGGAATGCCCGCTCAGGCACCGGTCCCGCTACCCGCCGGTCACTGGAAGGTCCGCGGCGTCCACACCGAGGCGGACGAGGAGAACTGGGTTGGCTTGGTCCAGCTTCTCCCTGTCGATGCCTGA